CGAAACCTTAGAATTTTATAAATAATTGCTCGTAAGTAGGGTAAATTCGCTTGACAGCCTCCGGGCCTGAGCGATACGATTGCAGCGACTAAAGTAGGGATTCGTATACACGTATGGGCAAACAGAGGTGGACCATATTCGTGATCAGTCTGGGCATCCTCGCGCTGGTGGGGTGTGCGACGACTGAGAAGAACGCCAAAAAAAGGGTGGATGAACTGAGTGCCCAGGTCACCGAATTGCAGGCGACGCTTGCCGATATGAACCTCCGCATGGAGGAAATGAGCAGTTCGATGTTCGTTCTGCGGGAAGGCACGCGCAACAATCGCGAGGCGATCAACAAGATGCGTGAAGACATGCAAACCCCTACGGTCTACATCGATCGGCCGCAGGTCACCGCCGACGCCGGAAATCCCTCGCTCGATACGAATCCGGAACCTATGTCCCCGCTGCCCCTGCCGACCGGCTCGGGTCAGCCCGACGCCGACGATCGCGCCGCTTTTGAAAGTGCTATGCGCCAAGTAAAACAGCAGAATTGGGGCTTGGCGATTTACGATCTCAATGCTTTTGTGACACAGTATCCGCAAAGCGCGTATATTCCTCAGGCACGCTATGCACTGGGCCAGACGTATCGCAACCTCGGCGAGTTTACGCAGGCGGTTCGCGAATACGAACGATGCCTGGCTGCGGGCGAAGTCGCCGGGCCGTACGCGCCGCGGGCGCTATATTGGATGGTGGTTTGCTTTGGGCAACTGGGACAGACCGCCAAGGGCAACGAGGCGCAACAGCGTCTTTTGCAACAGTATCCGGATTCCCCCGAGGCGAAAAAGATCAAGCTCGATTCGCCTCGTTGAAGGAGGTTTGATTCATGAATCATCGTCGTACCCTGCTGCTGACCGGCATCGTGCTGTTGGTCCTTTTGACCGCCGGCCTGGCTTGGTCGCAAACCGACAAGAAGGTCACCGCGGCCCAGAAACCGGTTGGCGTGATGCAGAAGGTGGAGATCGTGGACTACAAGGTTGTGTCCGGCGATACCCTGTGGGATCTGTCACAGCAGTTCTACAGCGATCCGTGGGCGTGGCCGTTGATTTGGGAAATGAACCCCCAAGTCGCCGATCCACACTGGATTTACCCGGGCCAGAATCTCAAGGTCAAGCTCGAACGCGGTGTGACGTTGTTCGGCGAGGTCAGGCCGCCCGAACGCGATTTGTTCGAACCGCCTGCTATGGGCGTGTTCGACTTGACCTTCGTGTACGGCACGCGCGTGAACAAGATCGACATGATCAGCGAGGAATCGATCGACGGTGCGGGCGAGATCATCGACCACATCGACGGTCAAATCCTATTGGGCGAACTGCATGAGATTTCGTTCCGGATGAAGAAAAGCGCGAACGTGCAGCTCGGCGATGTGTTCACCGTGTTCCGCGTCCAGAAAAAGGTGAACCACCCCGGCGGCATGGGCAACGTGGGATACATGATCAATCTGCTCGGTGAACTCGAGACCGTCGATGCCACGACGCTGCCCAACGGCAAAGTCGTCTATACCGGCAAAATCATCGACGCCACCTCCGAAATTATCGTGAGCGACCGTTTGATCGCCATGCCGCGTGATGACGTTCGCATCAAACTCAAAATGACCGACCTGGAAATGACCGGCACCATCGTGCACGGACCGCCGGACAACGACATGTTGCTGGGACCGATGAAGATGGCCTTCGTCGACCTCGGCTTGAAAAACGGCCTGAAGGTCGGTAACAGCTTCTCGATTTGGCGGGCCAGCAAAGACAAGCAAGAACTGCCGTCCTACAAAATCGGCAACGCCATCGTCACGCGGGTTGACAATAAAACCGCGACGGTGCTCATCACGAACGCGACCAGAGATGTTCACATCGGCGACACCGTGATCAGCGACGTCGAGTAAAAAGCTACCCATACCGGGCTGACCCGCGGGTCAGCCGTTGGAATGCCGGTAAGCGCCTCGGGCCTTGCCGGCATTCGTCGTTAATCGCCCGTCGCGACGGCGCGTAGAACAGGCAACCGCTCTTTTTCGGCAACTCGGCTTGCGATGGAAAACGAGTGGTTATCGTTCCGGAAAATACGGGGACCTTGACAGAGCCCGCGAGACGGTGTTTTTCTTACGCCCCAATCGCGGGAGGCAAGATGCCCCGGTATTACGTGGCACTGACGTGCGTCCCAGGTATCGGCCCGATGGCAGCGGCGAGTGTCCTGGCTGCTTTCCCCGGACCGCAGGACGCCTTTGAAGCGGGCGTGGCGCTTTTGCGCACTTCGGGCTTGTCCGAGGCGCGAACCCGCGCCATGGCTGGGTTCAACGATTGGGACGCGGTGGACCGCATTCTGGAGGACGCCGAACGAGCGGGACAGGAGATCGTGACGATAGCCGATCCCCGCTATCCCGGCGCGTTGCGCATGATGGACGGTGCACCGCCGGTGCTCTTTGTAAGAGGAAGCCTGGAGGATACGACTCAACTGGCGGCCACCATCGTCGGCACGCGCCACCCCACGCCTTACGGGGAGAAGGTGGCCGAGCGCTTGGGCGCCGCGTTGGCTCGTGCCGGAATTTGCACCGTCAGCGGCGGGGCGCGCGGGATTGACGGATTGGCCCACCGCGGTGCGTTGGCGGCCGGCGGAAAAACCGTCGTGGTCTGCGGGGCGGGGCTGGACGTTCCTTATCCGCCGGAACATGCGTCCTTGTTCGAGCAAGTCGTTGCCGCGGGCGGAACCCTGCTTAGCGAGTTGCTGCCGGGCACGCGACCGACGCGGGGGACGTTTCCGCGGCGGAATCGCCTGTTGGCCGGATTGGGGCGAGCGGTGGTAGTTGTGGAAGCGGGCGACAAAAGCGGCGCGCTTATCACCGCGCGGTACGCCATGGAGCAGAATAAAACGGTGATCGCCGTGCCGGGACAGATCGATCGAGCCCAAAGCAAGGGCACGAACCGGTTGATTCGAGACGGCGCGAAACCGTTGCTGGATATCGTGGATGTGGTGGAGGAGGTGTTGGGAGAGTACCAGCGCCGGGGACGAGCGGAGGACGAGGCCCTGCAGAGCTTCGCACCGCGGGTTCCGCCGCCACCGGGCGATGCCGGAAGTGTTTGGGATTCGTTGGTTCTCGAACCGGCGGATACCGACGAGCTGGTGGAGAAAACGGGAATGGACGCGGCGCGGGTTAACGCGGCGCTTGTCGAATTGGAATTGATGGGCCGGGTCAAACGCCGTCCCGGCAATCGATATTATGCGAACCTGGAGGATCAATGACGCAATCGCTGGTCATCGTAGAGTCACCGAGTAAAGCCAAAACGATCAGTAAATATCTGGGTGCGGGGTACGTCGTGCGCGCCTCGGTCGGTCACGTATGCGACTTGCCGCCCAAGGAACTGGGAGTGGACGTCGACCACGGCTTCGCGCCCAAATACGTTACGATCAAAGGGAAAGAAAAAGTGCTGACCGAATTGCGTAAAGCCGCCAAAGCGGCCGACCGCGTTCTGCTGGCCCCCGACCCCGACCGCGAAGGGGAAGCCATCGCTTGGCACATCGCGCAATCGCTGGGGGTCAAGGGCAAGCCGGTGCAACGCGTCAGCTTTAACGAAATTACCAAACGGGCGGTTTTGGCTGCCTTGGACAATCCGCAGGAACTGGATGAAGACAAGTTCAACAGCCAACAGGCGCGGCGCATTCTCGACCGATTAGTGGGCTACAAGCTCTCGCCTCTGTTGTGGAAAAAGGTCAAGCGGGGGCTCTCGGCCGGGCGCGTGCAATCGGTAGCCGTACGCTTGGTGGTGGAGCGCGAAGAGGAAATCGAGAAGTTTGCTCCGCAGGAATACTGGGAGATTTTCGTCGATTTGGCCGCGGGAGAACCGCCCGTGTTCACGGCGAAACTCACGACCAAGGGCGGCAAGAAACTCGCGATCAACGACGGTGAAACGGCGCAGGCGATTCTCGATGAGCTGAAGCGCGGGTCGTACGTCGTGGCGAAAGTGGCCCGCCGAACGCAGAAAAAACGGCCGCTGCCGCCATTCATCACCAGCACGTTGCAGCAGGCCGGTAGCCGGCGCCTTCGCCTGACCCCGGCCAACGTGATGCGGGTTGCGCAGGAACTGTATGAAGGCATCGAGGTCGGCGGCGACGGACCGCAAGGCTTGATTACCTATATGCGTACCGATTCGGTGCGCGTGGCCGGCGAGGCGCAGGCCGCGGCGCTGGGGTATGTCGAGCGCACCTACGGCAAGGACTTTTTGCCGGAAAAACCGAATGTTTATCGCAGTCGCAAGGGAGCGCAGGAGGCGCACGAGGCGATCCGCCCGACAAGCTTGGATCTGCCGCCCGAGAAACTCAAAAGCCGCCTGACGCCACGGCAATTCAAGATTTACGAATTGATTTGGAAGCGGTTTATCGCCAGCCAGATGGCCCCGGCCGAGTACGCCGTCACGACGATCAACATCGAGAACGGTCCCTACGGATTGGTGGTCGGCGAACACCGCGAAATCTTCGCCGGGCACTTTGCGGCGATGCGTGACGACGACGAAAACGGTCGCAACGGTGATGCCGATGAGGACGGCCCGGAAGCGAAATTGCCGTCCTTGGAGCAGTCTCAGCAATTGCGGGAGGAAAAAGTAGAATCGCAGCAAAAATTTACCCAACCGCAGTCGCGCTTCACCGAAGCGACTTTGATCCGCGAACTCGAGGAAAAAGGCATCGGCCGGCCGTCGACCTACGCCGCGATTTTGTCGACGATTCTCGACAAGGAATACGTCGAGCGCGTCAAGGCGACGAAAAAGGAAACCGCCGATCAGCCGGCGGGCGCCAAGAAAACACGCGGCGGTTTGCGGCCGACGGATCTGGGCCGTGCGGTCACCAAGCTGCTGGTCGCCTCGTTCCCGGACATCTTGAACGTCAGCTTCACCGCCCGCATGGAAGACCAACTCGACGACGTCGAAACCGGCAAGGTGGAATGGCAGTCGTTGCTGCAGGATTTCTGGACGGCCTTCACCGTGGACTTGGAAAAAGCCGAACAGGAAATGAAGAACCTCAAGCGCGAAGGGGAGAAGACCGGGATTTCCTGCCCGACCTGCGACGAGGGCGAACTGCTGATCAAATACGGCCGTAACGGGGCGTTTCTGGGTTGTTCGAAGTTTCCCGAATGCCGGCATACCGCCAACTTCAAGCGCGACGATGACGGCAATATTGTGATCGTGGAACGAGAGCAAATGCAGCGCGCGGAACCGATTCCTTCCGACAAAATCTGTCCGAAATGCGGCGGCCCCATGGTCATGAAATTCAGCCGCAAAGGCAGCCGTTTCTATTCGTGCGAAAAGTATCCGAAATGCAAAGGAACGCTGGCGTTCGAAACCGGCGTGGCGTGTCCGCGAGAAGGCTGCGAGGGACAAATCGTCGAACGAACCGGCCCGCGAGGCGTCTTCTGGGGATGCAACGCGTATCCGAAATGCCGCATGACCTTCCGCCACGAGCCGGTGTCCAAAGAGTGCCCCGAGTGCAGCAGCCCTTACTTGCTGCGGCAAAAACGGGACGGCCAGTCGTACCTCGTGTGCCCGGTGAAAGATTGCGACTTCGCCGAAGCGGAAACTGTTCCCGATTCCGAAACGGAAGGCGAAAACGCCACGGAGGCGTGAACCGTGTCTAATGTTGTGGTCGTCGGGGCGGGGCTCGCCGGCTCCGAGGCCGCCTGGCAATTGACGCGCGCCGGTTTCGACGTCGTGCTATATGAATCCCGGCCGGCCGTTTCCACTCCCGCTCACCAAAGTGCCGACTTCGCGGAACTGGTGTGTTCCAACAGTCTGGGCAGCGCGGCTCCCGGCACGGCCAAGGGTTTGCTCGTGGCCGAGATGGAGTGCTTCGACAGCATGATTGTTGCCGCGGCGCGGGAAACCAGCGTGGCGGCGGGCAAAGCGTTGGCGGTCGACCGGCAGCGTTTTGCCGCGCGCGTTACCGAAATTCTGCGGCAGCAGGAACGAATTGAGATACGCACCGAAGAGGTTGTCGATCTACCCGACGCGCCGGCTGTCATCGCCACGGGGCCGCTGACCGGCGACCGTTTGGCGGCGAAACTTGCGGCGGAAACCGGCTCGGAACACCTGCATTTCTACGATGCCACCAGCCCGATTGTGGCCGATGATTCGATCGATCGGGACATTGCCTTTTTGGCCAACCGCCGGAGCGACGACCCCGGAGATTATCTGAATTGCCCGCTGGACGAAGCGCAGTACGAGCGTTTCGTGCAAGCTTTGAACGAGGCCGATTTGGTCACGCCGCGCGGTTTCGAGGACCAACAGGTTTTCGAAGGCTGTATGCCGATCGAGCAAATTGCGCGCCGCGGTTTCGATACGCTACGGTTCGGGCCGATGCGGCCGGTCGGGCTGACGGATCCGCGCACCGGGCGGTGGCCGTATGCGGCGGTACAACTGCGGCGGGAGGACGCGGCCGGGCAGATGTGGAACCTGGTTGGTTTTCAAACCCGCATGACCTTCACGGCGCAGCGGGACGTGTTGCGTCTCATCCCTGGGTTGGAGCGGGCGGAGTTTCTGCGCCACGGCGTCATTCATCGCAACACCTATGTCGATGGGCCGCGCGTGTTGGCGAGAGATCTAAGCTTGAGGAATCGCCCGGGTGTGCGCCTGGCCGGGCAGCTTGTCGGGGTGGAAGGGTATCTGGAAAGCGCGGCGATGGGGCTTTGGGTGGCGCGGTTGACGATTGCGGCGCTGCGCGGCGAACCCATGCCGCAACTGCCCGCCGAAACGATCCTGGGCGCCCTCACGCAGTACGTTGTCGCCAGCGAAAAGGTGCCGATTCAGCCGATGAACGCCAATTTCGGATTGCTGCCGCCGGCGGAAAAACGTCTCTCGAAGCGCGACCGCAAATTGTACTATCACGAGCGCTCACTCGCGGCGTTGCGGGCTTGGTTGGAAACGTTTTAAGGTCCAAGTGTTTCATATGTTTGGCACCTCGGACGTTGACACCGCCGCAGGGCGGTTTTAGCTTTCACGCGGACCTTACGCGTCGAAAGGCTCCTATTTTTGGACGAACTACTCACCGCTTTTGCCGAAAATCTGGAAGTGCACCGCGATTTGTCGAAACACACGCGGGAAGCGTACCTTCGCGACGTGCGGCAGTTCGTGGACTTCTGCCTGCGGCACGAATTCTGCCTCAAGGACGGCAAGGTGGACCTGCTGCGCACCGAAAAGCGGCACCTGCGGCTGTTTTTGGCGGAGTTGACCGGCGGGTCAAGCAAGGCGACGATCGGTCGCAAGTTGGCTTCGCTTCGAGCGTTCTTCCGTTTCTGTCGCAAGCGCGGCCTTATCGAAGGGAACCCGGCGCGGCTTGTCAGGGCGCCGAAAAAAGATCGCACGCTGGCCCACGGCGTGTCGGTCGAGGACGCCGGGCGAATGATGGGCGCGATAACTTCGACCAAAGTCGAGACGCTGCTGCGCGACCACGCGGTGTTGGAAACTTACTACTCGACCGGGTGTCGAGTTAGTGAGTTGGTCGCGGCGGTGGTCGACGACTGGGACAAGGAAACGGGTACCTTGCGCGTGCACGGCAAAGGTAGCAAGGAACGCATCGTGGCGATGGGCGCGTACGCAACCGCCGCGCTGGACCGCTATGTGGCCGCGACGAGGGCGCCGCGGGTCAAAACGTACGGCATCGTCGAGAAGAGCCCGCTGTTTCTAGGAATCAAAGCGCGGGCGCTGTCGGTGCGGACGGTGCAAAATATTGTGCGACGGGCGAAGATAGCGGCGGGAGTCGACGGCAAGGTGACGCCGCATTCATTGCGGCACAGTTTCGCCACGCATCTGCTGAATTCGGGCGCGGATTTGCGGATGATTCAGGAGATGCTCGGACACGAGAGCCTCTCGACCACGCAGGTTTACACGCACGTGGATGTTGACAAGCTGCTGGAGGTGTACGAAAAGGCACACCCGCGCGGACGACGAAAACGCGAAACGTCAAGCGAAAAGGAAACAATCGAATGAAGACTCAACCTCATGCGACGACCGTGGTGGCTGTGCGGCGCGGCAAGCTGGTCGCGATGGCCGGCGACGGCCAGGTAACGCTCGGCAACACGGTGATGAAACACGGCGCCACGAAGGTGCGTCGTTTGGGAAAAAAGAAGACCGTGCTCGGCGGCTTTGCCGGCGCCGCGGCGGATGCCTTCCAACTCTTTGAACGCTTTGAGGGGAAGTTGGACGAATACAAAGGCAACCTGATGCGTGCCGCCGTCGAACTGGCCAAGGACTGGCGCAGCGACAAGGTTCTGCGCCGGCTGGAAGCGATGCTGCTGGTCGCCGACGCGGACGTCACGCTACTGCTCTCGGGCTCGGGCGATGTCATCGAACCCGACGACGGCGTGATCGCCATTGGATCGGGCGGCACGTACGCGCAGGCCGCAGCCAAGGCGCTGATGGAGCACACTAAGATGAAGCCGGCGGAAATCGCGCGCGAAGCGATGGCCATCGCGGCGTCCATCTGTATTTATACCAACGACCACATCACGGTCGAGGAGTTGTAAGAAAATGACGGGATTTGACGAGAAGCACCTGACCCCGCGGCAGATCGTTGCAAAGTTGGACCGCTACATCGTCGAGCAAAACGACGCCAAGCGCTCGGTGGCGATCGCCGTGCGCAACCGTTGGCGCCGGGCGCAGCTCGACGAAGAATTGCAGGAAGAAATTTACCCGAAAAACATCATCATGATCGGGCCGACGGGCGTGGGCAAAACGGAAATC
This genomic window from Candidatus Lernaella stagnicola contains:
- a CDS encoding LysM peptidoglycan-binding domain-containing protein; protein product: MNHRRTLLLTGIVLLVLLTAGLAWSQTDKKVTAAQKPVGVMQKVEIVDYKVVSGDTLWDLSQQFYSDPWAWPLIWEMNPQVADPHWIYPGQNLKVKLERGVTLFGEVRPPERDLFEPPAMGVFDLTFVYGTRVNKIDMISEESIDGAGEIIDHIDGQILLGELHEISFRMKKSANVQLGDVFTVFRVQKKVNHPGGMGNVGYMINLLGELETVDATTLPNGKVVYTGKIIDATSEIIVSDRLIAMPRDDVRIKLKMTDLEMTGTIVHGPPDNDMLLGPMKMAFVDLGLKNGLKVGNSFSIWRASKDKQELPSYKIGNAIVTRVDNKTATVLITNATRDVHIGDTVISDVE
- the hslV gene encoding ATP-dependent protease subunit HslV; the protein is MKTQPHATTVVAVRRGKLVAMAGDGQVTLGNTVMKHGATKVRRLGKKKTVLGGFAGAAADAFQLFERFEGKLDEYKGNLMRAAVELAKDWRSDKVLRRLEAMLLVADADVTLLLSGSGDVIEPDDGVIAIGSGGTYAQAAAKALMEHTKMKPAEIAREAMAIAASICIYTNDHITVEEL
- the dprA gene encoding DNA-processing protein DprA, translating into MPRYYVALTCVPGIGPMAAASVLAAFPGPQDAFEAGVALLRTSGLSEARTRAMAGFNDWDAVDRILEDAERAGQEIVTIADPRYPGALRMMDGAPPVLFVRGSLEDTTQLAATIVGTRHPTPYGEKVAERLGAALARAGICTVSGGARGIDGLAHRGALAAGGKTVVVCGAGLDVPYPPEHASLFEQVVAAGGTLLSELLPGTRPTRGTFPRRNRLLAGLGRAVVVVEAGDKSGALITARYAMEQNKTVIAVPGQIDRAQSKGTNRLIRDGAKPLLDIVDVVEEVLGEYQRRGRAEDEALQSFAPRVPPPPGDAGSVWDSLVLEPADTDELVEKTGMDAARVNAALVELELMGRVKRRPGNRYYANLEDQ
- the trmFO gene encoding methylenetetrahydrofolate--tRNA-(uracil(54)-C(5))-methyltransferase (FADH(2)-oxidizing) TrmFO, producing MSNVVVVGAGLAGSEAAWQLTRAGFDVVLYESRPAVSTPAHQSADFAELVCSNSLGSAAPGTAKGLLVAEMECFDSMIVAAARETSVAAGKALAVDRQRFAARVTEILRQQERIEIRTEEVVDLPDAPAVIATGPLTGDRLAAKLAAETGSEHLHFYDATSPIVADDSIDRDIAFLANRRSDDPGDYLNCPLDEAQYERFVQALNEADLVTPRGFEDQQVFEGCMPIEQIARRGFDTLRFGPMRPVGLTDPRTGRWPYAAVQLRREDAAGQMWNLVGFQTRMTFTAQRDVLRLIPGLERAEFLRHGVIHRNTYVDGPRVLARDLSLRNRPGVRLAGQLVGVEGYLESAAMGLWVARLTIAALRGEPMPQLPAETILGALTQYVVASEKVPIQPMNANFGLLPPAEKRLSKRDRKLYYHERSLAALRAWLETF
- a CDS encoding tetratricopeptide repeat protein; the protein is MGKQRWTIFVISLGILALVGCATTEKNAKKRVDELSAQVTELQATLADMNLRMEEMSSSMFVLREGTRNNREAINKMREDMQTPTVYIDRPQVTADAGNPSLDTNPEPMSPLPLPTGSGQPDADDRAAFESAMRQVKQQNWGLAIYDLNAFVTQYPQSAYIPQARYALGQTYRNLGEFTQAVREYERCLAAGEVAGPYAPRALYWMVVCFGQLGQTAKGNEAQQRLLQQYPDSPEAKKIKLDSPR
- a CDS encoding tyrosine recombinase XerC; the encoded protein is MDELLTAFAENLEVHRDLSKHTREAYLRDVRQFVDFCLRHEFCLKDGKVDLLRTEKRHLRLFLAELTGGSSKATIGRKLASLRAFFRFCRKRGLIEGNPARLVRAPKKDRTLAHGVSVEDAGRMMGAITSTKVETLLRDHAVLETYYSTGCRVSELVAAVVDDWDKETGTLRVHGKGSKERIVAMGAYATAALDRYVAATRAPRVKTYGIVEKSPLFLGIKARALSVRTVQNIVRRAKIAAGVDGKVTPHSLRHSFATHLLNSGADLRMIQEMLGHESLSTTQVYTHVDVDKLLEVYEKAHPRGRRKRETSSEKETIE
- the topA gene encoding type I DNA topoisomerase, giving the protein MTQSLVIVESPSKAKTISKYLGAGYVVRASVGHVCDLPPKELGVDVDHGFAPKYVTIKGKEKVLTELRKAAKAADRVLLAPDPDREGEAIAWHIAQSLGVKGKPVQRVSFNEITKRAVLAALDNPQELDEDKFNSQQARRILDRLVGYKLSPLLWKKVKRGLSAGRVQSVAVRLVVEREEEIEKFAPQEYWEIFVDLAAGEPPVFTAKLTTKGGKKLAINDGETAQAILDELKRGSYVVAKVARRTQKKRPLPPFITSTLQQAGSRRLRLTPANVMRVAQELYEGIEVGGDGPQGLITYMRTDSVRVAGEAQAAALGYVERTYGKDFLPEKPNVYRSRKGAQEAHEAIRPTSLDLPPEKLKSRLTPRQFKIYELIWKRFIASQMAPAEYAVTTINIENGPYGLVVGEHREIFAGHFAAMRDDDENGRNGDADEDGPEAKLPSLEQSQQLREEKVESQQKFTQPQSRFTEATLIRELEEKGIGRPSTYAAILSTILDKEYVERVKATKKETADQPAGAKKTRGGLRPTDLGRAVTKLLVASFPDILNVSFTARMEDQLDDVETGKVEWQSLLQDFWTAFTVDLEKAEQEMKNLKREGEKTGISCPTCDEGELLIKYGRNGAFLGCSKFPECRHTANFKRDDDGNIVIVEREQMQRAEPIPSDKICPKCGGPMVMKFSRKGSRFYSCEKYPKCKGTLAFETGVACPREGCEGQIVERTGPRGVFWGCNAYPKCRMTFRHEPVSKECPECSSPYLLRQKRDGQSYLVCPVKDCDFAEAETVPDSETEGENATEA